One Opisthocomus hoazin isolate bOpiHoa1 chromosome 25, bOpiHoa1.hap1, whole genome shotgun sequence DNA window includes the following coding sequences:
- the BRPF3 gene encoding bromodomain and PHD finger-containing protein 3 isoform X1, which yields MRKPRRRSQQNLEGRRSPSPYSLKCSPTRETLTYAQAQRIVEVDIDGRLHRISIYDPLKIITEDELTAQDITECNSNKENSEQPLFPSKSKKTPCKGKKKESCSKHAPGTSLHLPQPKFRVVDSFSQPEAAPLPAAYYRYIEKPPEDLDVEVEYDMDEEDLAWLEMVNEKRRDDGYGTVSADTFELLVDRLEKESYLESRNNGAQQSLIDEDAFCCVCMDDECHNSNVILFCDICNLAVHQECYGVPYIPEGQWLCRCCLQSPSRPVDCVLCPNKGGAFKQTSDGRWAHVVCAIWIPEVCFANTVFLEPIEGINNIPPARWKLTCYICKQKGMGAAIQCHKVNCYTAFHVTCAQRAGLFMKIEPMRETSINGTTFTVRKTAYCESHSPPGTVKKGSPAASGEGQEDTVKKEGEEEANSGRPKGSLKKLKLKQKIKKEPGDVTNGRSSVPMVTVTQIPSYRLNKICSGLSLQRKNQFMQRLHNYWLLKRQARNGVPLIRRLHSHLQSQRNAEQKEQDEKTSAVKEELKYWQKLRHDLERARLLIELIRKREKLKREQVKVQQAAMELQLTPFNVLLRTTLDLLQEKDAAQIFAEPVNLSEVPDYLEFISNPMDFSTMRRKLESHLYRTLDEFEEDFNLIVTNCMRYNAKDTIFHRAAVRLRDLGGAILRHARRQAENIGFDTDVGIHLPESPKTEDFYRFSWEDVDNILLPENRAHLSLEAQLKELLEKLDMVSTMRSSGARTRRIRLLRREINSIRQKLAQQQNKTMPNGEPVLLEEGLDKTSREGDEEGDKADDAKPPHPPTLEPTGPAPSLSELDSLQDPPTLKPISESKPLNQLQKRVMSDRELFDKKALQRESQAFQRLLSDNGLNGLALPPADTPASPPFSGVGRRTSVLFKKAKNGVKLQRGLDCSLENGEDHGQSGQLLPSRPDGERQARKRPQSRTCSGSDGEKSPRQAAQRGVTNGFAKHAESGSDSECSAGLGGGLVFEACSGVVPPKRSRGKPALSRVPFLEGVNGDSDYSSSGRTLLMSFESQAELEPLELVWAKCRGYPSYPALIIDPEMPREGLLHNGVPIPVPPMDVLKLGEQRQTEAGEKLFLVLFFDNKRTWQWLPRDKVYPLGVDDTVDKLKMMEGRKTSIRKSVQVAYDRAMIHMSRVQGDHPFVTSNYL from the exons ATGAGGAAGCCTCGGAGGAGGTCCCAGCAGAACTTGGAGGGCAGGCGTTCTCCCTCGCCCTACAGCCTCAAGTGCTCGCCGACTCGGGAGACGCTGACATACGCTCAGGCCCAGCGGATCGTGGAGGTAGACATCGATGGGCGGCTGCATCGCATCAGCATCTACGATCCCTTAAAAATCATCACGGAGGACGAGCTGACTGCCCAGGACATCACAGAGTGCAACAGCAACAAGGAAAACAGCGAGCAGCCCCTTTTCCCTTCCAAATCTAAGAAAACACCTTGCAAAGGCAAGAAGAAGGAgtcctgctccaaacatgcaccGGGGACTTCTTTACACTTACCCCAGCCCAAATTCCGTGTGGTGGACTCCTTCAGCCAGCCAGAAGCGGCTCCTCTCCCCGCCGCCTACTACCGGTACATTGAAAAGCCTCCTGAGGACCTTGATGTAGAGGTGGAGTATGACATGGATGAGGAGGATCTGGCATGGCTGGAAATGGTCAACGAGAAGAGAAGGGATGATGGTTATGGGACAGTTAGCGCTGACACTTTTGAGCTGCTGGTGGACCGGTTGGAAAAGGAGTCGTACCTCGAGAGCCGGAACAACGGTGCTCAGCAGTCCCTCATCGATGAGGATGCCTTCTGCTGTGTCTGCATGGATGATGAGTGTCACAACAGCAACGTCATCTTGTTCTGTGATATCTGCAATCTGGCTGTGCACCAGGAGTGTTACGGCGTGCCCTACATCCCCGAGGGGCAGTGGCTTTGCCGCTGCTGCTTACAGTCCCCGTCTCGCCCTGTGGATTGTGTCCTTTGCCCAAACAAAGGTGGAGCCTTCAAGCAGACCAGCGATGGCCGCTGGGCTCACGTGGTTTGTGCCATCTGGATCCCAGAGGTCTGCTTTGCAAACACTGTGTTCCTGGAGCCCATTGAAGGGATAAATAACATCCCCCCAGCTCGGTGGAAGCTCACGTGCTATATCTGCAAGCAGAAGGGCATGGGAGCCGCTATCCAATGCCACAAGGTCAACTGTTACACTGCCTTCCACGTCACCTGTGCCCAGCGGGCTGGTCTCTTCATGAAGATCGAGCCCATGAGGGAGACCAGCATCAATGGCACGACATTCACCGTGCGCAAGACTGCCTATTGTGAGAGTCATTCCCCACCCGGGACGGTGAAAAAAGGGTCTCCAGCTGCTAGCGGTGAGGGGCAGGAGGACactgtgaagaaggagggagaggaggaagccaATTCTGGCCGTCCCAAAGGGTCTCTGAAGAAGTTGAAGTTGAAGCAGAAGATCAAAAAGGAGCCTGGTGATGTGACCAATGGACGTTCATCTGTGCCTATGGTGACAGTCACCCAAATCCCCTCCTACAG gctgaacaaaatcTGCAGCGGCCTCTCCCTCCAGAGGAAGAACCAGTTCATGCAGAGGCTCCACAACTACTGGCTGCTGAAGCGGCAGGCGAGGAACGGGGTGCCCCTGATCCGGCGCCTGCACTCACATCTCCAGTCCCAGCGGAACGCCGAGCAG AAGGAGCAGGATGAGAAGACCAGTGCAGTGAAGGAAGAACTGAAGTACTGGCAAAAACTGCGGCATGACTTGGAGCGGGCACGGCTGCTCATCGAGCTGATCCGTAAGAGGGAAAAGCTCAAACGGGAGCAG GTCAAGGTTCAGCAGGCTGCTATGGAGCTACAGCTGACCCCTTTCAACGTACTTCTGCGCACAACACTGGACCTGCTGCAGGAGAAGGATGCTGCCCAGATCTTCGCAGAGCCTGTTAACCTGAGCGAG GTTCCAGATTACCTGGAATTCATTTCCAACCCAATGGATTTTTCCACCATGAGGCGGAAGCTGGAGTCTCACCTGTACCGAACATTGGATGAGTTTGAGGAAGACTTTAACCTTATAGTTACCAACTGCATGAGGTATAATGCTAAAGACACGATTTTCCACCGAGCAGCTGTCCGGCTCAGAGACCTCGGAGGAGCGATATTGCGTCATGCACGGCGGCAGGCTGAAAACATCGGCTTTGACACTGATGTGGGGATTCACCTGCCCGAGTCACCCAAAACCGAGGACTTTTACCGCTTTTCCTGGGAGGATG TGGATAACATCCTCCTCCCAGAGAACCGGGCTCACCTCTCCTTGGAGGCCcagctgaaggagctgctggagaaactAGACATGGTGAGCACCATGCGGTCCAGCGGCGCCCGGACGCGACGCATCCGGCTCCTGAGACGGGAGATCAACTCCATTCGGCAGAAACTGGCCCAGCAGCAGAACAAGACCATGCCCAACGGGGAACCTGTGCTGCTGGAAGAGGGGCTGGATAAAACATCGAGGGAGGGGGACGAGGAAGGGGATAAAG CAGATGATGCCAAGCCCCCACACCCTCCAACTCTGGAGCCCACAGGACCTGCACCTTCCCTCTCAGAGCTGGACTCTCTGCAGGACCCTCCGACGCTCAAACCCATCAGTGAAAGCAAGCCCTTGAATCAGCTGCAGAAGAGGGTGATGTCGGACAGGGAGCTCTTTGACAAGAAGGCTCTGCAGCGGGAGAGCCAAGCCTTCCAGCGCCTGCTCAGCGACAACGGCCTGAACGGACTGGCCTTGCCACCTGCAGACACCCCTGCCAGCCCACCCTTCAGCGGCGTGGGCCGACGGACATCtgtcctttttaaaaaagctaagaACGGAGTGAAGCTGCAACGAGGCCTGGACTGCTCCCTGGAGAACGGGGAGGACCATGGGCAGAGCGGGCAGCTTTTGCCCTCCCGTCCTGACGGGGAGCGACAAGCTCGGAAGCGGCCGCAGAGCAGGACCTGCAGCGGAAGCGATGGAGAGAAGTCGCCCAGGCAGGCGGCACAGAGAG GAGTGACTAACGGCTTTGCGAAGCACGCAGAAAGCGGCTCCGACTCCGAGTGCAGCGCTGGCCTGGGTGGGGGGCTGGTGTTTGAAGCCTGCAG TGGTGTGGTGCCTCCCAAGCGAAGTCGAGGGAAGCCAGCTCTTTCTCGGGTGCCCTTCTTGGAAGGTGTGAATGGAGACTCAGATTACAGCAGCTCAG GCAGGACTCTCCTGATGTCCTTTGAGAGTCAGGCCGAGCTGGAGCCCTTGGAGCTCGTGTGGGCCAAGTGCCGTGGCTATCCCTCCTACCCTGCCTTG ATAATCGATCCCGAGATGCCCCGCGAGGGTTTGCTCCACAatggagtccccatcccagtcccacccATGGACGTGTTGAAGTTGGGGGAGCAGAGGCAGACAGAGGCAGGAGAAAAACtcttccttgtccttttctttgaCAACAAGAGAACCTG GCAGTGGCTTCCGCGTGACAAAGTCTACCCCCTCGGCGTGGACGACACAGTGGACAAGCTAAAGATGATGGAAGGACGAAAAACCAGCATCCGCAAGTCCGTGCAGGTGGCTTACGACCGAGCCATGATTCACATGAGCCGCGTGCAGGGAGATCACCCCTTCGTTACGTCCAACTACCTGTAA
- the BRPF3 gene encoding bromodomain and PHD finger-containing protein 3 isoform X2, whose amino-acid sequence MRKPRRRSQQNLEGRRSPSPYSLKCSPTRETLTYAQAQRIVEVDIDGRLHRISIYDPLKIITEDELTAQDITECNSNKENSEQPLFPSKSKKTPCKGKKKESCSKHAPGTSLHLPQPKFRVVDSFSQPEAAPLPAAYYRYIEKPPEDLDVEVEYDMDEEDLAWLEMVNEKRRDDGYGTVSADTFELLVDRLEKESYLESRNNGAQQSLIDEDAFCCVCMDDECHNSNVILFCDICNLAVHQECYGVPYIPEGQWLCRCCLQSPSRPVDCVLCPNKGGAFKQTSDGRWAHVVCAIWIPEVCFANTVFLEPIEGINNIPPARWKLTCYICKQKGMGAAIQCHKVNCYTAFHVTCAQRAGLFMKIEPMRETSINGTTFTVRKTAYCESHSPPGTVKKGSPAASGEGQEDTVKKEGEEEANSGRPKGSLKKLKLKQKIKKEPGDVTNGRSSVPMVTVTQIPSYRLNKICSGLSLQRKNQFMQRLHNYWLLKRQARNGVPLIRRLHSHLQSQRNAEQKEQDEKTSAVKEELKYWQKLRHDLERARLLIELIRKREKLKREQVKVQQAAMELQLTPFNVLLRTTLDLLQEKDAAQIFAEPVNLSEVPDYLEFISNPMDFSTMRRKLESHLYRTLDEFEEDFNLIVTNCMRYNAKDTIFHRAAVRLRDLGGAILRHARRQAENIGFDTDVGIHLPESPKTEDFYRFSWEDVDNILLPENRAHLSLEAQLKELLEKLDMVSTMRSSGARTRRIRLLRREINSIRQKLAQQQNKTMPNGEPVLLEEGLDKTSREGDEEGDKDDAKPPHPPTLEPTGPAPSLSELDSLQDPPTLKPISESKPLNQLQKRVMSDRELFDKKALQRESQAFQRLLSDNGLNGLALPPADTPASPPFSGVGRRTSVLFKKAKNGVKLQRGLDCSLENGEDHGQSGQLLPSRPDGERQARKRPQSRTCSGSDGEKSPRQAAQRGVTNGFAKHAESGSDSECSAGLGGGLVFEACSGVVPPKRSRGKPALSRVPFLEGVNGDSDYSSSGRTLLMSFESQAELEPLELVWAKCRGYPSYPALIIDPEMPREGLLHNGVPIPVPPMDVLKLGEQRQTEAGEKLFLVLFFDNKRTWQWLPRDKVYPLGVDDTVDKLKMMEGRKTSIRKSVQVAYDRAMIHMSRVQGDHPFVTSNYL is encoded by the exons ATGAGGAAGCCTCGGAGGAGGTCCCAGCAGAACTTGGAGGGCAGGCGTTCTCCCTCGCCCTACAGCCTCAAGTGCTCGCCGACTCGGGAGACGCTGACATACGCTCAGGCCCAGCGGATCGTGGAGGTAGACATCGATGGGCGGCTGCATCGCATCAGCATCTACGATCCCTTAAAAATCATCACGGAGGACGAGCTGACTGCCCAGGACATCACAGAGTGCAACAGCAACAAGGAAAACAGCGAGCAGCCCCTTTTCCCTTCCAAATCTAAGAAAACACCTTGCAAAGGCAAGAAGAAGGAgtcctgctccaaacatgcaccGGGGACTTCTTTACACTTACCCCAGCCCAAATTCCGTGTGGTGGACTCCTTCAGCCAGCCAGAAGCGGCTCCTCTCCCCGCCGCCTACTACCGGTACATTGAAAAGCCTCCTGAGGACCTTGATGTAGAGGTGGAGTATGACATGGATGAGGAGGATCTGGCATGGCTGGAAATGGTCAACGAGAAGAGAAGGGATGATGGTTATGGGACAGTTAGCGCTGACACTTTTGAGCTGCTGGTGGACCGGTTGGAAAAGGAGTCGTACCTCGAGAGCCGGAACAACGGTGCTCAGCAGTCCCTCATCGATGAGGATGCCTTCTGCTGTGTCTGCATGGATGATGAGTGTCACAACAGCAACGTCATCTTGTTCTGTGATATCTGCAATCTGGCTGTGCACCAGGAGTGTTACGGCGTGCCCTACATCCCCGAGGGGCAGTGGCTTTGCCGCTGCTGCTTACAGTCCCCGTCTCGCCCTGTGGATTGTGTCCTTTGCCCAAACAAAGGTGGAGCCTTCAAGCAGACCAGCGATGGCCGCTGGGCTCACGTGGTTTGTGCCATCTGGATCCCAGAGGTCTGCTTTGCAAACACTGTGTTCCTGGAGCCCATTGAAGGGATAAATAACATCCCCCCAGCTCGGTGGAAGCTCACGTGCTATATCTGCAAGCAGAAGGGCATGGGAGCCGCTATCCAATGCCACAAGGTCAACTGTTACACTGCCTTCCACGTCACCTGTGCCCAGCGGGCTGGTCTCTTCATGAAGATCGAGCCCATGAGGGAGACCAGCATCAATGGCACGACATTCACCGTGCGCAAGACTGCCTATTGTGAGAGTCATTCCCCACCCGGGACGGTGAAAAAAGGGTCTCCAGCTGCTAGCGGTGAGGGGCAGGAGGACactgtgaagaaggagggagaggaggaagccaATTCTGGCCGTCCCAAAGGGTCTCTGAAGAAGTTGAAGTTGAAGCAGAAGATCAAAAAGGAGCCTGGTGATGTGACCAATGGACGTTCATCTGTGCCTATGGTGACAGTCACCCAAATCCCCTCCTACAG gctgaacaaaatcTGCAGCGGCCTCTCCCTCCAGAGGAAGAACCAGTTCATGCAGAGGCTCCACAACTACTGGCTGCTGAAGCGGCAGGCGAGGAACGGGGTGCCCCTGATCCGGCGCCTGCACTCACATCTCCAGTCCCAGCGGAACGCCGAGCAG AAGGAGCAGGATGAGAAGACCAGTGCAGTGAAGGAAGAACTGAAGTACTGGCAAAAACTGCGGCATGACTTGGAGCGGGCACGGCTGCTCATCGAGCTGATCCGTAAGAGGGAAAAGCTCAAACGGGAGCAG GTCAAGGTTCAGCAGGCTGCTATGGAGCTACAGCTGACCCCTTTCAACGTACTTCTGCGCACAACACTGGACCTGCTGCAGGAGAAGGATGCTGCCCAGATCTTCGCAGAGCCTGTTAACCTGAGCGAG GTTCCAGATTACCTGGAATTCATTTCCAACCCAATGGATTTTTCCACCATGAGGCGGAAGCTGGAGTCTCACCTGTACCGAACATTGGATGAGTTTGAGGAAGACTTTAACCTTATAGTTACCAACTGCATGAGGTATAATGCTAAAGACACGATTTTCCACCGAGCAGCTGTCCGGCTCAGAGACCTCGGAGGAGCGATATTGCGTCATGCACGGCGGCAGGCTGAAAACATCGGCTTTGACACTGATGTGGGGATTCACCTGCCCGAGTCACCCAAAACCGAGGACTTTTACCGCTTTTCCTGGGAGGATG TGGATAACATCCTCCTCCCAGAGAACCGGGCTCACCTCTCCTTGGAGGCCcagctgaaggagctgctggagaaactAGACATGGTGAGCACCATGCGGTCCAGCGGCGCCCGGACGCGACGCATCCGGCTCCTGAGACGGGAGATCAACTCCATTCGGCAGAAACTGGCCCAGCAGCAGAACAAGACCATGCCCAACGGGGAACCTGTGCTGCTGGAAGAGGGGCTGGATAAAACATCGAGGGAGGGGGACGAGGAAGGGGATAAAG ATGATGCCAAGCCCCCACACCCTCCAACTCTGGAGCCCACAGGACCTGCACCTTCCCTCTCAGAGCTGGACTCTCTGCAGGACCCTCCGACGCTCAAACCCATCAGTGAAAGCAAGCCCTTGAATCAGCTGCAGAAGAGGGTGATGTCGGACAGGGAGCTCTTTGACAAGAAGGCTCTGCAGCGGGAGAGCCAAGCCTTCCAGCGCCTGCTCAGCGACAACGGCCTGAACGGACTGGCCTTGCCACCTGCAGACACCCCTGCCAGCCCACCCTTCAGCGGCGTGGGCCGACGGACATCtgtcctttttaaaaaagctaagaACGGAGTGAAGCTGCAACGAGGCCTGGACTGCTCCCTGGAGAACGGGGAGGACCATGGGCAGAGCGGGCAGCTTTTGCCCTCCCGTCCTGACGGGGAGCGACAAGCTCGGAAGCGGCCGCAGAGCAGGACCTGCAGCGGAAGCGATGGAGAGAAGTCGCCCAGGCAGGCGGCACAGAGAG GAGTGACTAACGGCTTTGCGAAGCACGCAGAAAGCGGCTCCGACTCCGAGTGCAGCGCTGGCCTGGGTGGGGGGCTGGTGTTTGAAGCCTGCAG TGGTGTGGTGCCTCCCAAGCGAAGTCGAGGGAAGCCAGCTCTTTCTCGGGTGCCCTTCTTGGAAGGTGTGAATGGAGACTCAGATTACAGCAGCTCAG GCAGGACTCTCCTGATGTCCTTTGAGAGTCAGGCCGAGCTGGAGCCCTTGGAGCTCGTGTGGGCCAAGTGCCGTGGCTATCCCTCCTACCCTGCCTTG ATAATCGATCCCGAGATGCCCCGCGAGGGTTTGCTCCACAatggagtccccatcccagtcccacccATGGACGTGTTGAAGTTGGGGGAGCAGAGGCAGACAGAGGCAGGAGAAAAACtcttccttgtccttttctttgaCAACAAGAGAACCTG GCAGTGGCTTCCGCGTGACAAAGTCTACCCCCTCGGCGTGGACGACACAGTGGACAAGCTAAAGATGATGGAAGGACGAAAAACCAGCATCCGCAAGTCCGTGCAGGTGGCTTACGACCGAGCCATGATTCACATGAGCCGCGTGCAGGGAGATCACCCCTTCGTTACGTCCAACTACCTGTAA